Part of the Plodia interpunctella isolate USDA-ARS_2022_Savannah chromosome 13, ilPloInte3.2, whole genome shotgun sequence genome, GTTACATAGACATGACACTATCAAATCAATCATGATGATGTGACAAACAATTGTAGGTACATTGTTTAGTTTCAATACGAGAATTAATGCATGGAAAAACAAGCAATGTACTTGGATTTGATCAAagccaaaaataatttagttcaagtgtgataaataaatatttttacttgagCCATTTTTGCCAGAGTGTTTGCATCCAAAGGGGCGATGACCATCAAGTCAGCCCATTTGCCAAGGTCGACATGCAGCACCGGGTCCCCTCGATCCTTCCACGCGTTCCACTCCAAGGCATCATCATAAATTGGTACTACAGACGGCAGTTCTGTTAACTGGAAGAAATGCTTCGCCTTTTCAGTCACGACAATCCGaacctaaattaaaaaaaaaatagtaatgctAGCACTACctatacttatacttattattacttattttgtaataatcatAGGTAATATCAGTTCAGGTAATTTGTTGTGAAACTACTAACCTCGAAATCGAATCCTTGCTCATTTAAATCAAGTAACGACTTTGCTAAGATAGGTATCTTCAGAGATGCTACACTTCCTGTTGCACctattagtatttttgttgcaACCATCATAGATCGGGGTGCTTaatccaataataataaataaaaagaataagacaacaaaattgtttacaaatttgaGTTATGAcgttgacattgacagtaAGCTGCTAGTTTAGCTCAGCTGACAGATTGATTGATATAGTtaccatataaataaattattgggAAGCAGTCGAACCGAGAATCTggaattttaacaaaatcaacATTGAGTAGCTAACACTATAATATCACTCACTACAGTCGTCGCTACGTAATTTGTGGTTGTCTGATACGTACGTAAGaatttctttttctgtttcaaaaagaaaaatacaatttttgaacgggtaacactttttctttaaatgtCAACAACTTTGAACTTCGCTGGGCTACGAGCGAAATCGCATCGCAAAAATTCAGTCGATTAGTAAATGCCGACTCGGGAGGGCGTGTTATCAAATTGTGTGTGTTATTTACGTTGAGTGAATCGTGTCAGTGTGTCAAATCGCTAACATTGTTTGTGTACCGTGTGGTGATAGACTAGGCCCggtttaaattaaagaaatgcGTTGGTGATAAGTGTTATCAAGTTTTAATTGACTTGTTTACGATGGATGCGAATTCTAAATATTACGAGGGCTGTGGACAAGAAGGACCGATTCGTTGCATATTTCTGTGTGAATTCCATCCGACTCAAGGGCCGAAGATAACATGCCAAGTGCCGGAAGACCATGTGTCCAAAGATATTTTTGACATGGTCAGTCACTATATCATTCCGAAAGTGCAACTGCATCGATGCACTCTGACTGTGTAAGTTCATTGAACTATATAAGGCGGTATTTCAAGCTGTTAGCATTGGCCTTGTTCTCCGTAAAGGTTTTTGTAGGTTCCTacaggtacctacctaatttatgaagattaaaacaattaggtacctaccaacATGTAGGAGgcgattatattattatcatgtgTTCAGAAtctatttaatacattatttaagatacactgtgttttgtttattttattgtggttatttatatatagcatTTTGCCATTTtctgtttaaataaaagaaaaataaaagtttaaaataaaagaaatataatgttaatggaaataactaaataaaaaggtacttaaaatttgatttcacCCAAAAGTCTATATTTagctatttaattattgtaacaaaataataataaaaaattgactaGAATTTTTTTCTGCTACagttttttataatctgtTATTGCAAATACAATATTCTTTTAATTGAATGAGTTTTAAAACAAGTTTAGATTCCTTACCATATTTTTTCCAGCACATTATTGGGCTCAAAAATCCTGGGCTTCCCGGTACGAATAGACAACAAGAAATATGCCCGAAACGCATTCTACTTCAACCTGTGTTTTGTCTGCGACGATTGGGCCAGGACCGTCCATCTTGAGCCACTGGTGAAGAAACTTACCGAGTATcttgtaagtaatattaatcCAGACAACtgaaaatgtgaaagtatggttgtttgatatattttaatattaacatagactagattaaaagaaaatcacaATTGGATTTGTGAAcagaacacaaaaaaatctaagctTAGCTACCTATACAAATTAACAAGCATAATAAAATCACTGATTTATGGAGAGACCAAATCAATGGATCTGAAACAAAAGCAGTTATCATAAAACTATTGTATAATGTAGTAAAGAGTGAAGACAAAAAAAACACGGACCATTgaattgaggtgattttttgtGTGGAGAGAGTTGGAGTGGTGAAGAGGATACTTTATTCCGCGAGCGAGTCCCGGCAACGgctaatatttacatattcatcgatgtattacatattataaaacaaagtcttttGCCATATCTGTCTCGCGATtgattcaaaaactactgcgcgGATTATTGtaaggttttcaccaatagatagcatgattcctggggaaggtgtataacttataatttttttatctgatcgaagccgggacggaccgctcgttgaaataataaacaaacaactaTACGGAACTACGAACCACcatttttttacgatttacatatttctttGTATCTATAGTTGTCAATGGAGCTTGAGACGGAATGGCTGTCGAAGCAGTCGATGTCAGGCGATGCCAAACAGCTCAGTGGGTTGATGAGACAGGTGATGCAGGACATCAACAGCCGAAGAATGTGCACGCTAACTGGTGAGgaattatacatatacctacttcCTTCTGGAGTGTTCATTTCCTCTCGTTAATgtcacaacaataaaaaatcctaTGGGTTTCCCAGGTCGCATGTACTCTTatatctcttcatagtcgtaatcctaatggctgagggtcgtggtcatttcGTCGAATGAAACtcacacaataactttcttggcactattaataattcaccattgccttctccattttcaCACACGTTAATAAtcgaccagtgtgcaggtttcttcgTGATTGACTGGAAGTatgtggtggtctatgaaaactactatacatgtcacattggtatacaaactcacgtggcacgagtaggattcgaatctgtaacctttcgatccacaggcggacgtcttaaccaatacaccatcaccgcttcaatagtcttattattatgtaagatAAAAACCTGtctaacataattatatttgcttagaaaatatttcaatttaataagaaataacaaataggAATTTGCTAAGGTTTCTCAGaaacaaatgaataatattttgttcgcGCGAACAAAAGGTAAAACTGTGTTCTTATTATTTCctcattttttaatctatggtCTCCATTATTTAATCTATGGTCTATTATTGGAATCTTTAACCTACCTTATGGCTCCTTGCTTTTGAAATAAGAACTAAAATCGCTTATACATATATCGATCCATGTTTAACACCTAACATTAGCACTAATCTACGGCGCGGAACGTATTAGAGATCTAGTGtcaagaaacaaacaaacgtgtTTCCTATTCGTATTACCCAGTAGTACTTGATATAGGATACGTATTATGAACCGTTGTATTTAGATatatcactacataatataaaacaaagtcgcttcccgctgtctgtccttatgtatgcttaatctttaaaactacgcaacggattatGATGCAGATTGTGTGAGGaagtttaaattcaaattcaaatcatttattcagaaattagaccttcacaggcactttttctcgtcaatctttatatttatagtttctcacaagctacaaactactttaggtgaataaatataagaaaaatacttaaaatttacaaacgaAAATGTTCGATCGTTCAATACAGCTTAGGTCCTGAACGGGATCGCTCTAAGAGATGATAGTAAATCCCGATCACATAACTCTAATTTGCGAAGCGGAATAAGCTTACCTTACTAAGGGTTCGGATTAGTATTGGCTAGAATGCTCGGCCCTTTACACTATACTCATTAAGATGATTAAAATGATATGTAGTATCtcctgtttaaatgagttccGTAATGCTATCAGTTTGttagctttttttaaaatattatttaatttagaatatgacatgaaaatCTGTGGGCGAAGGTCTAGTACATTCATTACTTTGATTTCGATGGACCAAAGTGAAATTAGGGTTAGTTTTTAACACTTTTAGCTCACCAGTCAATAGATAGGTATACAGTTTACGTATATGTATACAGTTTacgacccgggccaatcagaaaaagatcgttttccatcataacccgaccggggatcgaacccgggacctctcgtttcagtttcaagaactttaccacagcgccaccgaggtcgtcaatgaaCGTCGTACTAAGAAtgtattatgaaaattgtCGACCAAACTCacgttaaaataaacacacgACTCCAACAATCATATTTTCTAACTAAAGGCACGTATAAAACATGCTATTTCCAATCTTGTTGCTACGCTATAAAAACCAAAGTAAATTGACACGGCGATTAAaggaaattaaactttatattgATAGGGATAGAGGCGAAATCTGAGATGGATTTTATTTGGATTTGTGTGTCACATTGAGTTCATTAATATTCTAGCATGTGGAGATAACAAGAGGACTTTAATCTGAgctaatgtttaaaataacagGTAAGTATGCATAAACAGactacttataattatttttaaaagcttttatttaacttgcaatgtatgtatatatgtatgtatgtaagcctataagtattttatacacaattaaataggtacttactagtttatttacacaagtaaacttcgcgacaagcttttatggtcatataaattgtgtataatgaggttataaattgatagttaaaattttaaaggaaaattttattttcttctttttggcatttaaataatgctttttattaaagttttttttcttttaatttatttattgttacttaGTGACAGCCCGATGGAGAATTCGACTATTTTCTATTGTAATAGGAGATTCTATTCATTTTTGTATTAGTCTAAATATCTGTCACCTTAGAATAACGTCATTCCtaaattttggtttatttaacACACTTTCTCGACGTAACTATTCAACCGATATTCTCCAAAATATCttctactagatgttgccaggggctttgctcccgtgggaatttcgagatgaaatgtagcctatagcaatcttggataatgtacctttcgaagaatttttgaatttggttcgatagtttcggagataacatgcctcaaacatacaaactcacaaactcttacctctttataataatagtatagataaccCGGACTAGGTATTTTCATAGGGCACAGAATTATATTCTCGGTACGTACGTCTcatcaaattaaatacatattttacagaGAATTTGAGAGCGAAAATTAACGTGCGTAATGCAATcactttttacaaaacattttcatatttgacACAAGCTATCGTTGTCAGGGAGCATCTTATTGCATGTTTGTTTATTCGTagtgttgcattcaacgcgtgacggATAAAATCATATTCGTACTCGAAAGCTCGAAAtctaataatacattttcatggGAACAGAAGCGATGTGAAAAAATACGTTGACCATGTGTCCAACATGACATTTTTCACGTCGAACTTTCAAGATTTGACTCACGCTAACACACAGGGCAAGTTGataaaaagcttataaaatCCATGATTTTATAACAGAGCTTTATCTAACCAAAGCTAGGCTTTCGAGCTCATCACACTAAAAGCCTTATCATCAGCTGATGCCCACTTATCTCTTATCATTGCGTAATGTTTGATTGTGTACGTTACTTGTGTCATTTGTTTATAGGCGACTAGACTGTGTGAACCAACGGGTTATCGTGATGTATGTTTATCACAtgtatttaatgaaaacaacATGTTtgcaacattataatattacgacAATCCATAAAggagaattaaaataatatgtgaaATTCCACGAGAAAAGGAGCTTTATACAGGGAAACCTCTTAAGACGTTCACTTgctcgtttttattttacactactgccccgccccggcttcgctcggcaAAACcgttataaattatacgcctattattcctcaggaaccacactatctattggtgaaaaccgtacaaaaatccgtcctgtagtttttgagttagaCGAAAGTGGAACGTCAAATATGTCTTTTCTTATTATTGAGCTATTTCGTCACTTCAACACAAATATTTCGGAAAATCCTGGAAGAGGTGGTAACGAACAATAATTAAACTCACTTTCACATACTCGTAATGAGATAAGTGTAAAgatcataacattttaaattaaatattactaatttaattattgtattaagcTTTGAAAAAAGGCATCTGTTACAAACTATGTCTCCTAATCTAATAAGATAATACTTTAAATCAATCACAttgctttattaataaaccaGTCAGCCGGTTTTAACCTTGCTTCGTCCACttcaatttacatacaaattgttttaaaccGTCTTGAATACACGATATTTCCATTTGGCTTATTTATTCTAGCACATATTGTTATCCATTTAGATCAGATCAAACCGTTTCAtcgtcgggagccgttcctggtAGCCAGGTAGCTGGAGCCATCTGGTCATCTTATCATAACAATGCATCGTTATCCAAACAAAACGTGTGTAATTCAAATTTGAGCTGCatgattccacccgaacatacatacttacatacaatacaagttaaataaaagcatgtaaAAACAGCTTCATTAAACAACTTCGGCTCCGTCTGTCTTCCGTACAGTAGTTGATCGACAGACAACGCGTATGACTGTATAATAGACGTAGGTCCCTAGGTAAGGGTTGTGCATTAagactaggtaggtaccttcCCAAATTTCCCCAGAACGGGGAAAAGGGTGTTTCTCTGAGCGTTTCGACCTCTCTGCGGCTGCGCTGTCAAATGGCAGAGATTGTAATGACAGAGCGGCCGGAGCGGTCGAAACTCTCTGAGAACCacacaaaaacataaatttgacACGCTTACAATGGCGCGAGTAAGAACTAGCTATGTTCCTTTTTAAccgatgaaaaatattacctatctACTGATAAAAGGATTATTAGCCAGACAGACGTATCAGCGtaaacatatacctatatgtagcTCTAAATAGATGATTGTTATCATAAAATCTTGCTTTAATCATAAAATCTtgcttttatttgatatacatATGTTGCTGAAAATGACTTGCGAATATTATACTAttgttcataatataatattaatgtgtaTTCACAGTTGTAATTAAGTCACTAagtgatataaaaaagttttaagtttagtttatttatcttaaagtTATGACAGAAATGTGTTTCTACCATTACTTCTAATCAAATGGTTACTATCTTTCTCCGTAGTGGGCACGACAACCACTCACCTGACGGTGGTAAGGTTGAACACCGACCCGGCGCCGGTGAAGGACCACCAAGTACCTGTCTTCCTGTACAGCAGGCATTCCTTCGTTGCGGACCAGTGGGACCTCACCACTAATCAGGTagaatatcaatatatattttgttaggAGCTGAGTCTGAGTCAAAggctgaatttttttttctagtaatAATAATCTGTTTCCAGCCAGCTATACGCGCGCTGGAAAATCTATCAGGTTAGCTTCATAGCTTGTCATACAAAGTTTCGCCCGATTTCTGGTCTCGGGGGGagagagattaaaaaaaaaagtttatgtttGAACACGGGTCTTTAACTATAATGTATTGCCAAAATTTACTAAAGTCGATTCAgtggtttagctgtgaaagcgcgagagacagactttcgcattagtAATATTAAGTAGTCTATGTATTAATTCGATTAAGTCaatacttactttaaaaaataggaaatcttattcttattcttaatGATACTCGTAAATCAATATTGAAAACCATATATAAACGGGACACTTggctattttttatcattgtttGTTACAATTGGCTTTATTAAAGGGTTTTCTTTTCCTCGTGTACCAATAAATTCCTTTAGGCCCCCTTCCGAGACAAATTGCgcacatttacatttaattcgGATCGTTGTTCCCAATTGCAGACAAATCTTCCTCAATTCTTTATGTGGTAGATTTTTCTCTCTTATTACTTacatgagaaaaaaatgttttaatcttTATGTTATAACATTTATACCTTATTATCGGAAAATGGGGAACCACAGAGTTCCAAGTATATTCAAGTTGTTTAGTTAGGTAAGATGTTGATTCTTCCAAGTTATATTTCTTAGTTTGTTTAGGACAAGCTATTTGTAACATTTCTGGAGACTCCTTGTAAAGGTTTCGATACCTGTCACAAGCAAAGtcagtgaaaatattttctttctccCTTTCTCGTCTTCTCGTTACCGATTACATTCGTGGCTGTGAAATCctgcttaaaattttgaaatttggttgtgattttacaacctaCGGCCTGCCTAACGTTAACCCTCTCTGAGAATGCCTAATAACCTATCAAGTGTAATACGACATCCATGCATAGAAATGGAGACCGGAGTGGTCCTGTTCTAGAACCAAGGACATCTTTTGTAGATGGAGTTAATTCCATTGCTCTTTCTCCATAGCTAACTCCTTCAATTATTGATACGACACAACAACGTTTTGTCCTGCTCTATCTTGTTCTTCCTCTTCTTCCTTTCCTTTTATGATATTCAACTTCCACACACCACTAAAgagatattttctttatcatgaggtgaatttttaaaaataataatgagatcaAAAACGTCTGGAATCGAACGGCGGCAATTGAACCCACGTCCAAACTATGAGGACCATGCCACTTCAACCGAGTTTTTTCGCCTACATTCTTTTCAAATTTAGTCAAAAAGCATGTGTGTGaaataacaaaaccatttaaatCTGGTAGAACACTTGGCGACAAGATTAGTTCTACGATTGGTCCCGTCCAGTAACTAGGCGATCGTTAATGCAGCATGAAAATCGGCGAACCGGCTCTAACCGGTTCAGTGCGGCTGAATCTTTTCTCCCGACGATAACAACGCACACGACAGTGAAAAAATGTGTGCGtgtgaaaattgtttataatgcCGGCGCTGGCGCACTTGTGCCAATACTTTGAGGTGACTGAACCCACCACTAACTTTGTTGTTTGGTTTTgcttattttctatattacgTACAGATTATCCTGTTTTCCGTGGGGGTATACAGAGACTAAGGATTTCCTACTGCCACAATCTTACTAGCTGTACTCATTACTGTCATCGCCACAATATTACTCGTTTCCTCTATACTCATTACTCTCATCGGGCAAAATGGGTGTTCCTAACGATCTTTCGGATAACGTCTATCCATCTAGATTTCGGATAGCCTACGATTCGTGTACAGACCTACCTATCCCTGATTTTAACTTTCTAGAATTTTGCATATTTCtcttagttaaataaaataatagtaaagaataaaaaatcgaTTGAAGATGTTCTATACATATTACCACCAGTAATCTAATAAGGCTTTGTTGTTGAATATGCACAGTTtagtgttttataaaataacgaaaTCCATGAATCTCCTATGTTTCTTGCTGTCTTGTGAGCGACAGAAAATAGAATATACCAGCTTCTACTAACACTTAGATATAAAAttgcattatatatattgagtaCAGACAATCGAATATGAACGGATCTATAGTTTTAGTTTGTCATCCATATCTTACTGTCGCCGTGGTGAATTGACGTGGGCGAAGTCGCGTACTAAAGCTAATTATTCATATTGAAGGACAGACATGGAGAACAAGGACGGCGATATCATATTACACGTGCCAGATTACAGTGATTACGTTCCACAGCACTAACCGCGTTTCGGCGATAAATGGGAAAATTTCGCAAAAACTCTTTACGTGTACCCGCTTTATTCCTTCATTCATCTTTACGGTTGTGTACCCAAAGGGTGAAACTAAGACTCccctgtccgtccgtctgtctgtctgtctgaccgtcgaatcttaaaaaaaaaaataatcaaggGGTCTTCCAGACAACAAACGTGTCTATTTTTGCGGTTTTTATAGTTAATGATACGGAACCCTCGAGTCCGACTCACACTTAGCcgattatacatatatattttctccTATATTTTCGCATTCATGTTCGTGTCGATGAGTCGTTTTGAGTGTTCCATTAAATATTCAACGGTATCGCAAAAAGTGATGTATTGTTTCGCACGTACGTACACACTCCATGGTTGCTTGAATCTTAGGGggctaccacgaaacataaaacacgtagcacgtcattgcgtccattCGTTCTCTCTCTTACACggtgcgtacacgatatgcgaaaaagagacagcatgtgcacgttagtaacgtgctacgtgtttatATGTTTCGTGGTTAGGCCTTCTGTTATTTTTTAGCTGCTTATGCTCATTGTGCATAATATATGCGTTGCAATTGCAACGATTGCATTAAGGCATTACCACGCATACTGTTATCACCATCTGACTGTTCTGTTATCCAGGCCTGACTATGTTTTTTGTGAATTGAAatagtttcaattttatttattaatagatattgcccggggcttcgctgcagtgggaattttgacataaaaaagcctatagcaatcttggataacgtacctttctaatggtgaaagaattattgaaatcggttcggtagtttcggagattacccgcctcaaacatacacaaacacttacctctttataataatagtatagactagCGGCcgtaacagacagactgacgTACTGTTGTCGAACTATCGATACAGTTGTCTATCGATATATTGTTAGTAGTATCGATATGCCTATCAATATCGATAGTAACGAATCCCGATGACAAGAAGACTATcgaaactatcgatagtattgctTTTCCTCAAATACCTAGATAGTTTATCGATAGTTGACTATCGAGCGGTAACACTACACTGATGGGACAGGGAGACTTCCATGATGCGTGCCTATTTGTAGTACcagtttttttcataatatataaatataatatacgaacaaatcatacagattgagctagtcccaaagtaagttcgagagtgttatgggatactaactcaacgatacaatattctataacatatacatatatagataaacatccaagacccgagccaatcagaaaaatgaGAGTTCAGTTCGGTTCTGAGACAAGCACtttgccaccgaggtcgtcatgttTCCAAACATCAAATATACTCAAACTTTCAAAGATCATCAAAACGCGCTTAGTATGTGTAGGA contains:
- the LOC128674822 gene encoding GATOR complex protein NPRL2-like — protein: MDANSKYYEGCGQEGPIRCIFLCEFHPTQGPKITCQVPEDHVSKDIFDMVSHYIIPKVQLHRCTLTVTLLGSKILGFPVRIDNKKYARNAFYFNLCFVCDDWARTVHLEPLVKKLTEYLLSMELETEWLSKQSMSGDAKQLSGLMRQVMQDINSRRMCTLTVGTTTTHLTVVRLNTDPAPVKDHQVPVFLYSRHSFVADQWDLTTNQILPYIDGFNHVAKIAALTDVEISLVRACVQNLVYYGVVTLVPIFQYCAVYSATPKLRQLTRCAGLQRQCVEFCARSSRQQPKVSDIFRMYAGMTYGSTVRDLCRRMKPQDLAINERKLVLFGVLEGLIRRVYKFPITLNNEDTSSIRSDHTQPLVRTYNGLVCLDELCCQGGITAVQLEEQLERDSNVVFIVK
- the Ppcdc gene encoding phosphopantothenoylcysteine decarboxylase isoform X1: MMVATKILIGATGSVASLKIPILAKSLLDLNEQGFDFEVRIVVTEKAKHFFQLTELPSVVPIYDDALEWNAWKDRGDPVLHVDLGKWADLMVIAPLDANTLAKMAQGICDNLLTCTTRAWDLSKPLIFCPSMNTRMWQHPITAAQIATLKEWGHEEIPPIEKLLICGDKGMGAMAEVATIVNRVKNIASLKS
- the Ppcdc gene encoding phosphopantothenoylcysteine decarboxylase isoform X2; protein product: MMVATKILIGATGSVASLKIPILAKSLLDLNEQGFDFELTELPSVVPIYDDALEWNAWKDRGDPVLHVDLGKWADLMVIAPLDANTLAKMAQGICDNLLTCTTRAWDLSKPLIFCPSMNTRMWQHPITAAQIATLKEWGHEEIPPIEKLLICGDKGMGAMAEVATIVNRVKNIASLKS